Proteins encoded in a region of the Isosphaeraceae bacterium EP7 genome:
- a CDS encoding VIT1/CCC1 transporter family protein, whose translation MHQTSHDEWHFTAGAAVRDVVIGMSDGLTVPFALAAGLSGSVASTRIIVTAGLAEIVAGSIAMGLGGYLAARSEAEHYASERVREAREVAEVPEVEMAEVAAVFRGYGLTAEEAEPIVLALSKRPEAWVDFMMKFELGLEPPDPKRAVTSALTIAVAYIAGGLIPLAPYMATGSPDSALNASVAITLVALLIFGYVKGRFTGAKPLRSALQTAFIGGIAAAAAFGIARVIS comes from the coding sequence ATGCACCAGACGTCGCACGATGAGTGGCACTTCACGGCGGGCGCGGCGGTCAGGGATGTCGTGATCGGCATGTCTGATGGGTTGACGGTCCCGTTCGCGCTGGCGGCGGGGCTGTCGGGGAGCGTGGCGTCGACGCGGATCATCGTGACGGCGGGGCTGGCCGAGATCGTCGCGGGGTCGATCGCGATGGGGCTGGGGGGTTATCTGGCGGCACGCAGCGAAGCGGAGCATTATGCAAGCGAGCGGGTACGCGAGGCCAGGGAGGTGGCCGAGGTGCCCGAGGTGGAGATGGCGGAGGTGGCCGCCGTGTTCCGCGGTTATGGGCTGACCGCCGAGGAGGCTGAGCCGATCGTGCTCGCCCTGAGCAAACGGCCCGAGGCCTGGGTCGACTTCATGATGAAGTTCGAGCTGGGGCTGGAGCCGCCCGACCCGAAGCGGGCCGTGACCAGCGCCCTGACGATCGCAGTCGCCTACATCGCCGGCGGCCTGATCCCGCTGGCCCCTTACATGGCAACGGGGTCGCCCGACTCGGCCCTGAATGCGTCGGTGGCCATCACGCTCGTCGCGCTGCTGATCTTCGGCTACGTCAAGGGGCGGTTCACCGGGGCGAAACCGTTGAGGAGCGCGCTGCAAACGGCGTTCATCGGCGGGATCGCGGCGGCGGCGGCCTTCGGGATCGCGCGGGTTATTTCCTGA